The genomic stretch ATTCTGCAGTTTCCGGAGGTTCCTTGCCCAATAAGGCACTAAATCTAAGCACATGAAGAGCATTATGATCTCGGAAAATACCTCCACACGCCGAGGTCCAAGGAAAGCCACAAGCAACACCATCGACATTGCATTTTAACCAGCCATGGAGGGGAGGAGTCCACAAAACATTCATTGTAGTTAAAGCCTTACTAGGCCTGATGGAGATGTTGAAGTTCTTAAGCACAGTGAAGTTAGAAATGGAGGAGTTTGAGGTTTTATTGGCGTTATTTCCAATCATTTGCAACTGAGCAACAGTTAGGGAAATGCAGTGTTTCCAATGGATCTGCTTGTCCTCAAATCTAGCATGATTTCTAGCAATCCAAACTTGATAAAAAACTCCCACCAAACCAGCTTTAACCACAGACATGGCTTGAGCAGACCAATTCATCTCAATAATTCTTCTACAATCCTTAATGCAGTAGATATTAAAATTAAGATTGAGCAGACCCTTCAACGAGTTCCAAAGATTCTTAACATAACAACAATCAAAAAATAAATGCTCAGTAGTTTCAGAGTTGTTCAGGCAGAGATTGCAAATGGATGGGAAAGAGAAGCCACGAATCCTAAGGTTATCATCAGTTGTCATCtttttgtgaatcactttccaaACAATCATATAGTGGGAAGGGGGGAGTCTTTGTCCCAAGGGAAGGCAGACCATAAAACAGAAGGCCTAGGTTTAACCAATTCTTTATAGGCTTCTTTGATAGTGAGCAGATCAGTAGTATAATTTCTCCAAACAAAAGAATCAGGGACATCCATCTCAGGGATAGAGAAACTGGAAATAGAGCTAAGAAGATGAGGGACAACTTCCTGGATATTGCTATGAACATACCAAGCATTGTTCTTCCACCAATCACAGACCCTGGAAGTCAGAGCACAGTGAAACTGTTTGGGAATATGAAATTTGAAGGCCAAAGTCTCACCAATCCAGTTATCAAGCCAAAAATTAACACTGCAGCCATTTCCAATTAACCAACTGCAGTTGTCTATAACAGTTTTAACCTTCAAAATTGGTAATCAtaatctaaaataatatattctaCTTTAACCATCAAAACGACTGAACTTTTACCCTTTTAGATAACGTTTGCACATGGTTCGCTTTATTATGGAAAATACGCCAATTTTATTCTTTCCAAATAACCAAAACCACAAATAACCAAATAGTGTTTAAGAGTCAACCGAACATTCTTCAAAGAAACTGCCAAGTACACCAAACTGCAAGAGATGATCCAAAATTGTTCCTTGGGACGTCGTTGAGAACCGTGACCAATTAAAAATAATAGGTCATAACCTACTGAAAAAATCACATATTACAAacaaactagtaaaggacccgtgcgttcgcacgggtcacgtaaagtcgatataaatatggttaaaaaaagtatataaaaatttatacaaattaacattaaaaaaatttcaatgttgattgtcatacaaatattaatttaatttattaatctgTAATATTTGCCAGGATATACATATATTTGGTAATTGCTATTAAACCAAATATATGGTGGAAAAATAGGTTTGGTCCGTCGGGCATacctataatttttataattatttataagtttaatttttacaatttctattaacaaatattataaaataaaatatattatacaccaaaaatatatattggtttaataatttgattagatttaatgaattgaataatattatgtttgttaaatttgtgtaGTAATTTAGAAGTTATATGCTCTAGTAATTCAAAAGTCATTAAacatattatctctaatatttgttcaatttaagtaaatattttgtcggcccgtcagAAAAATATGTTCGGCCCGTCGGGCAtgactataatttttaaattcttatGTATGGTAAATTTATGGATTTTGttgatattttatgattttatcatctaatagaaaataaatttaaacatagATAAGTTTTATAACGAATCTCTGACAAATCTTGAACAAATAACAATTGTTGAAaaacttaaaagaaaaagtttttgaaaaaggatatgtgataagtaaattgtaaaatacaaaataaaattgaacaaattaaattatttgtaattttattttaaattctattttattttattttttacaattttcttgtaagtatgaaaaatattttatataaatattgcaacgaattacaaataaataattaataaaattaaaaaaaaattcattattaattaagttaaaataagAATTATAGGGTAGTGATGGTAATGAATAATTAAgatttataaaaagaaaataaagtattattGTAATTGTTTAATTGGATTAGTTcgaacataattaaaataataaaagtaatattaatgataattaaaatattttatttgaaataagaacaataaaaaaaattgcaaaataggATGGATACCATTACTAAGGGCAACAattgtttaaataaattaacctaaTAAATTCAAATGCCTCAAAGGTTAAGTGGAACAAAGAGAGATAACAAATACGGGTCGttggaattaaaagaaaaaacatttagaaaatttgattgtcatacaaatattaatttaatttatcaatttgtaaTATTTGTAAGGATATACATAGATTTGGTAATTGCTATTAAACCAAATATATGGTGGACAAATAGGTTTGGCCAGTCGGGCATGCctgtaatttttataattatttaaaattttaattttacaatttctattaacaaatattataaaataaaacatattatacaccaaaaatatgtatttggtTTAATAATTTCATTAGATTTAATGAATTGAATAATATTATGTATGTTAAATTTGTGTAGTAATTTAGAAGTTATATGCTCTAGTAATTCAAAAGTCATTAAACTTATTATCTCTAATATTTGTTCaattttaagtaaatattttgttggCCCGTCAGAAAAATATGTTCGGCCCGTCGGGCATGACTATAATTTTGAAATTCTTATGTATAGTAAATTTATGGATTTTGttgatattttatgattttatcatctaatagaaaataaatttaaacatacAGTAGTTAAGTTTTATAACGAATCTCTGACAAATCTTGAACAAATAACAATTGTTGAAaaacttaaaagaaaaagtttttgaaaaaggaAATGTGATAAGTatattgtaaaaaataaaataaaattgaacaaattacattatttgtgattttattttaaattcagttttattttattttttacaatttactTGTAATTATGaagaatattttaataaatattgcaacaaattacaaataaatatttaatcaaattaaataaaaaaatataaattattaattaagtcAAAATAAGAATTATAGGATAGTGATGGTAATGAATAGTTAAgatttataaaaagaaaataaagtattattGTAATTGTTTAATTGGATTGGTtcaaacataattaaaataatattaatgataattaaaatatttttatttgaaataacaacaataaaaaaaaatggtaaaataggaTAGGTACCATTACTAAGGGCAAAAATTGTctaaataaattaacataataaattcAAGTGCCTTAGAGGTTAAGTGGAacaaagagaaataaaaaatacAGGTAGTTGGAATTGAAAGAACATTCTTCAAAGAAACTGCCAAGTACACCAAACTGCAAGAGATGATCCAAAATTGTTCCTTGGGATGTCATTGAGAACCGTGACCAATTAAAAATAATAGGTCATAACCTACTGAAAAAATCACATATTACAAACAAATGAGTTATGTCTTCATCCACGCCACAACTCGCCACATATCTTTGATCATTCGTAGCAAGAGTCCGTTGCCTAGCCAGATTGTTATTCGCAGGGCTGCGATTCACTAACAACCGCAAGACAAAAATAGATACCTTAAGCGGCACAGTCTTCAACCATAAAAATCGGGAGTTTGCCtgattgttgttgatgataaTTTTAGACAAATTTTTATAAGCACTATTGACAGTGTAGCAAGAAGATAGATGTAAAGTCCAAACACAACAATCTTCTACTTCCATTTGTAAAACAAATGAGGTTAACCACTTAATACACTCCTTCACTAACTCATCCTCCCAAGCAAGCAACCTCCTATGCCACATCCATGCCTCACCATTCTCCCCCACCCAATTCGTTAATTTCTGCTACTGTCTCCCTCTTATTCTCCGCTAAATCAAACAACCTACTAAATCTTACCTTCAAAGACATACCATCAAGCCAAATATCTAACCAAAACAAAGTAGAAGATCTATCTCCTATTCTTTGATCAATTTTATCAAGCAACCTCCCTCCATCA from Vicia villosa cultivar HV-30 ecotype Madison, WI linkage group LG4, Vvil1.0, whole genome shotgun sequence encodes the following:
- the LOC131598268 gene encoding uncharacterized protein LOC131598268 gives rise to the protein MTTDDNLRIRGFSFPSICNLCLNNSETTEHLFFDCCYVKNLWNSLKGLLNLNFNIYCIKDCRRIIEMNWSAQAMSVVKAGLVGVFYQVWIARNHARFEDKQIHWKHCISLTVAQLQMIGNNANKTSNSSISNFTVLKNFNISIRPSKALTTMNVLWTPPLHGWLKCNVDGVACGFPWTSACGGIFRDHNALHVLRFSALLGKEPPETAEFLAVIMALEKAKDFGIYKLWIESDCILVVNAFKDHSFVPWKIKSRWLVCWAYSLSIDFMITHIFREANFCADFLAGIGLRNKATTWFNYIHEDIISEYLLDKQGTPRLRLCR